The segment tgcttttactagccttttacttaaatccttataaataaaagtaagccttAATACTGCTAGTAATTGGTCAAACTAGTAGGTAAAAGCAATGCTTGAGGGACTCTTCTTATGGAGATGTaaataaaaccgacattttactATTACCTGTATAGTTTCACAAGATACTGGGCCGTATAAAGGCCAGCATTAACACATTTCGATAAGTTTAAGATCAGGCATGAAAATTTTCCcaaatctctataaataaccttttactggaaaaacaccatttactTGAACGGATTAGTAAATGGTCAGAGAAAAGCACAATAGCGGGGTATTCAGGAGTATAACAATAGAGGCATGGACTCGCAGATCAATAGCGATTAACTGAAATGCAGCAGATTCCacttagtcaagtttttgatggcGGCAGTGGCTATGATGAGGAAACAGCCAGCCTCTCCACGCCAGAGCTCCAGAGATTGGTACTTTCAGAGCAattaaagtacacaacaaatttataagtaaCATTTATAGTTGGATCATTAGGCCaagggaaaaataacccttttatACTGACCCAATACTGAGCCATATATGCAACACTGTTGTGTAAGTAAAATCTCAAGCTCCTCATAcagtagcttgtaaaaatacaagtaattgcTACAGTACGTTAGTAAAAtgtcgtttttatttatatgctCCATTAGTGAAAGGTAATCCCGcgagcaaaatgttcatgcctgatcttttacttttcagtcttcTTGCTTATGCTGGACCTTTAACTTGATaagtaattgctagtttttatttagtcGGCCCattgtgatagtccgacgactatcacatgGCGTACAGTACCCAGACAGCTTTTTATCcccctcgaacccaatcagttgtgcatctgtgtatctgaaacacGCGTACAAACGCTATGTGTACGAAGATggtaaatagtctgttggggtgacTGCTATAGTATACAAATGTCGACTGCTTGAACTCGTGCTTTGGTTAAAACTCCGACTCCCTCAGTGATTCCCGGACTATTTTCGCTATAGAACGCTccgggatcacctcgggagtcagagttttaaaggcagtggacactattggtaattactcaaaataattatcatcataaaaccttccttgattacaagtaatggggagtaagttgatagtataaaacattgtgagaaacagctccctctgaagtggcgtagattcgggaaagaagtagttttccacgaatttgatttcgggacctcaagtttagaatttgatgtcttgaaatcaagcatcagaaagcacacaacttcgtgtgacaagggtgtttttttctgtcattattattttgcaacttcgacgacccattgagctcaagttttcacaggtttgatatttttaatgcatatgttaagatacatcaACTTTGATGATTAATCTTTGACGATTACCcatagtatccactgtctttaaccatagcactcgaagcagtcaatatttgtatactatgtaCACTTCCTACTTCTGTGTTAACTAATCCGATTTCAAAACCTCTTTGTTCTCACCTTGTATTGTACAATGCTGCCTTGACAGCGATTCCAATTGCATCAAACAAATCTCCTCCGCACTCTAAAACAACTACATCGACATAAAGCACCCAGCAGCACTGTCTTGGCAAAACACAGAGTGTTCTATAGTCCAATACACTCTTCAAGTCATAGGATGTTGATAGTGTATAAGCAATTTCAGTTGCCAGTTCTTCACCTCCTCGACCCTCAAACTCAGGAGATGCATTTGCAGACAAGTCAATGAAGAATTCTAGGAAGCCTTCATCAAGTCTTGTTGGTTTAGGCTTTCCCATTTCAGCTTTAACACCCACAAGGATTTCTGTGTTTGACAAACGGAGCCGAGAAGATCCACTAGTGTTGGAGACAACACCACACTCCAGTTCCATAGGCCGAAACGATTCATTAAAACGTCCATCAGTCCGTAAGCCATCCTAATACAGTGGATTCATAACAAATTATGCATTATTAAATCTGCCATACAATGAATCTGCAAAATAACTATAGGAAAAAACGCATCTGGCAAAATGATggttacaaacaaatttaagcaGAAAccttgggccaatttcatgaagaCTTTATTAAAGCTTATGGGGGGGTGCCTTAAACCGAATATCCATTTCATGTAGGCCCCCTATAACTGTTATATCCAAAGTTTTGAAAAGCTATTTGTTTTAAGTTCTTTGGGGACTGAGTTATAGTTACCCCGGCCCTACCCTACTGCTATGTCTGAGGATTGTCTCTGCCAGAgtatagtatacaacattgtgagaaacggctccctctgaagtaacatagttttcgagaaaaaagttattttccacgaatttggtttttgagacctcagaattagatttcgtgacctcaaattctaaatctgaggtctcaaaatcaaattcgtggaaaaatactttttttctcaaaaactacaagtacgtcatttcagagggtgccaattctcacaccatttgtttactatcaacatctccccatatctcgttaccaagtaaggttttatgctaatattttgaCTAATTTCCAATAATGCCTTATTTCTTCGTTTGTAAAAAGAAGACTGGTGATTTTATGACTAACAGGTAATATTCAGTGTTTATTGATAGTTTTCCTGTTTCTCTCTGGTATTTTCTGGTGTTTTCTGATATTCTCCAGTATTTTCTGATGTTTTCTGGTTGTTTTCCGCTGTTTATCATTGGTagttttctggtgttttccggtCTTTCTCTGTATTTTCTGGCGTTTTCCGTTCAATTCCAACCTGTGGGACTGAGATGGGGCTGTGATGTAGCTTCGGCAACATATTATATGCAATAGTTGGATCGATACAGAGAAGGTGAGCATGTGCCCCTACAATCTACATGAAGGATGACATTGCAAAATCGGAACCGTGCCAACATTTTTACTGTACAAATCAAGCCTCAACTTCAGGAAGTTCTGGTTTAGCCAGAGAGTGGTTAATTTatattgttataccttggtaacaaactgtgaagtttgattggtcgagaacctaTCATGTGCcatgcaacaaatacgcatgtaccatggctgagTGATGTTCACTGGTGTACATttccttgatcgttcccaccgttggtcgatttctAGCGCTTAGTGCAAACAGCCGCGGGTTCATGGGAacagtgaaaaaaaattgtaaactaTGTAATATTGTTTGaggatgacaacagaacttcgagaagaggaatattaatgctaccaaggtataacaaaacaattgttgcacgctgtgactggggtctatgggttttgtacacccttgaGGGAAAATGCCCcttgggtgtacaaaacgccatggacccagtcacagcgtgcaacaattatATAGGCATACTGGAATATACTCCCAGTCCCTAGGGTAGAGAGGCAATTGCAGCCACAACTGTGAACACCTTCAAGGGACATGTGGACAAATTCCTAAAGAAcgtctgtggggggggggggctctacATAAGCTTATCTAAGCTGTTTGCCCCAGTAAACAGAACCACCGTCGCCTCCCATGATGCGTGATAGCTTCAAGTAAGCATAATGGCATGAATGGTAAGTTCAGTAAGTTAATCGTAACTCTCCATCCCGAGTCGGGGGATGGAAGGTGTATTAAATAGATTTTTGATACGATCccgcaactacatgtatactagGTGGCCGGAtaaattttcattgttattgttattattatttattcggcataaaTACGCTTAACGCAGTAAACCGATTTAACACCGGGAAATATGCATCTAGTCATGTTACAGTCTGGGCTAAGCAAATGTGATTGTCAGGGTGCATTCAGCATGTTTCCATTGTTCTTTTCAACCAATCAAAGCGAGGCATTTCGGGGTAAGGGGGTAAGGGTGCTCGTCTTTCTGGGAAACGTCATTAAATATATTCTGCCACCAAGGAGTTAAGATAGATTCTCCCAAAATCCGCAGGTATTTTCTATTCTATAAGAAAACACTCATCTCCGATACCTACAAATGCATTTACAATGCGCAAGCGCAAGGGACTccgctgaacaaaaacaaagcaccccTTCTTGCACTGCAGGTCCCGTGTGTACACACAAATAACGCCCTTCTTTTTACCTGAGCCTTTTCTGTGTTAAGTCCCTGGACCCTTTTAAAACCTCGGAGGCGAGTATTTTCTTATATAGAATAGAAAATCCTTGCGGATTTTGGGAGATTCTATGACAGAAAATAGCTCACCTCCGATACCTACAAATGCAGAGTAGCACCGTTAAGCCGCAAGATAGGGAGGGAACAGGACAATGTAGTGCCCAGAGAGTACACATCTTAACAATTATGCCTGAAACAATGCAAATGCTTACGttttaaaatacattctcacaaggacGCTTTCGAATCTTTCAAGAttccctcccccctcccccacggGACCTGTAGTGCAAGGAggggtgctttgtttttgttcagcggAGTCGCTTGGCTTGCGTATTGTAAATGCATTTGTAGGTATCGGAGATGAGTGTTTTCTTATAGAATAGAAAATCCCTGCGGATTTTGGGAGAATCTATCTTAACTTTCACCACACACTCAATACACATTCTTGATGCTTGTATGGCCTTTTTGTTGAgctaaattaaaaaacatctttaaaaaggactttttctgctcggtactcactgttgtttttctgctacATCGCTTGTTTTTTGACTTCTTAATATGCTCAACGCTTAGCctaccttgttgagctgtaaatggctccgcttttaacatcggtctcatcactgtcgccactACAGCCCACCTTCAATACATGTCTAAAACGCGTGGTCGCAAAATGCGtagtagtttgattgcaaatttctcccaccTAAAAAAATCCTATACTCCTCCAAcgtacctcattttattccttgcATTTGTGGAATTCATATGACACATATCAGAGCTTTCCAAATGATGACTTTTTCgagatgtgatgatttgaaagtttgtcaaaaaaaaaacgtgtacaaaaatgACATTTAACGTGACTAGTTCAagggcgccgccatcttttaaTGATTCTCTGCGCTGCCATCTTTAAATGATTCTCTGCCTGTGGACCGTGGGCGCCCGGCAAATCttgcaagtcatgaatatccaTAAGGTGACGTCGTGCTCGCTAGACATATCTGCGCACGGGGGACAATCGGCATATCAGCATTAGCGGTAGAGCGttagttgagaaaattcacacgcaaaattcacttgatttttactcaaaatctgtgatacctattagaacaattccaagtgtagtgctatctgcaacttctgaagcattagatcggtaagtttcatgatgcagaacgttgcagatggtttttcaaggaagcgaaaggttttgatatcagtggtgctggggccaaggatacggagtggattggaccgatttatggggctagtaccgggcagaccgggtcaacccagggaagcttaacgaacgcacccaaagaaGGCTCACAGGGCAGCCTTTTATAGCAtgtatcctcctcttaccagttttcacggtattatgcctttttctttgaattgggacaaaaataatgatgccatattatcaaccgatgccctaattatcttcatttgttatatgaagtatgcaaacataatccatattaaaacttgatggacattgaaatgttcacaccacacactgatcttcaactggccccatttgttttgagtttttcctgttttcacggcaaacgagaaagtatggtttcccggtgaagccatacatggaagaaacatctgcagtgactacaactacaagtgttctttgagactctgtgtatgactctatagccagcagttgtcttcattttattcaaaatatttttgtattaaaattaaaaaaattaccatggtaacttgccaaaaagaaaataataataataataaaaagtgtgaataattactggctttcaaatctgatttttatttatttatttttaatttttttcttcttaatatttataataaagcgtataaataaacagtgataattgaatcaacaagctgatgtttatatgttaatactaataataatattgatatgatggttaaaaaattaaaatcatcaaaaatattagaaaatgatataaggcacatggcttctttaagcctctgtattttttttccagaatgctcagcaaaatattcagtcacaagatttgatcatcgtgaattgtgaattgaaatagtgtttgatgaaactttttgggtgggcaaatatttttatatggcctcaacattatgacatatttttgccATTAACAAGTGCTTataatgcatgcacgacattggagcaatgtcaatatgttttcacacctttcactggttggtattttattgaatattcagaagctagtatggcgtgcaaaataaatcaaaaatattattcaattactacttaacaaatttaattacatttttgtcctaaggcattattactatattagaatccaggcTAGATATCataggcatgaaagtaaaacaccccaccccccttgaaacacaaacacttcataacaatccgcgcccccgcgccccccccccccccccccaagaagctatgcagtttactcacagtctgtattttcatcaggcttaatcatgcagagtaaaaagtttcctgtcgttggttatgctcaaacatttataaaatgattgatttttggtactaatcactagtgcattattatgccaacattcaaatgagtcaaagaaacatcatccaacctcgaaagttcaaaacaaaattaccatctgctagattgagtttcattctgctttagtcactagatggatcacttgaggtggttactatttgggattctatggtgtgcaactatggagaaaaaattaaaatatttaaagtgaAAATGaccccaaaaattgtttttgatttaCTGCATACTATAAATATACTAAATTCCGATAAACactgtcctaaggcattatggctactatattagaatccagagatatcataaggcatgaaagtaaaacaccccaccccccttgatgcactcacacttctTAACAAtgcgttttcccccatttcagaccggTAATGtctggtttcaggagataagaaaccaatctatgatattttctctttaatgtagacttaatatttattacgcttatgggaatttataacagttatatgcagtaaataaatgtaaaaaattgttgtcattttcacttaaaatattttaatattttccccacatttgcacaccatagaatcccaaatagaaACCACCTCacatgaaactcaatctagcagatagtaattttgttttgaactttcgaggttggatgatgtttctttgactcatttgaatgttggcataataaatTTGCACTAGTGATTAGCACCAaaaatgcactagtgattagtaccaaaaatcattCACTTtatttgagcataaccaacgtcaggaaactttattctcagcatgattaagcctgatgaaaatacagaccgtgagtaaactgcatagcttctgtcactgGTGCAGAttgcacaatttcgcggtaaacgggaatcaaagttagGGACCGAAAACGTATGAGGGTCGACAACGTTTCCGACGCTACGAtaagtgtttttgttaaaaaattggatagatgatttgaaaaaaaaactttgtctttggataactttccgtatggcgccaccactttttcactttttttttcaaaaagggatatatcattaaggtaaattagatactataatctatattatttcatatcgaatgaaaaagtggtggcgccatacggaaacttttccaaaattgTAGCCCGAATTAAACAGTTAAAATGATTTACCTGTACACTATGAACAATGAATGTTTTTTCTCCCGCACTCAGTCGCACTTTcgccattgtttttgtttgcaaaacgCGATCGAATTAGATGTGTCACGTCACGCTGCAGCACAccaaatacacacacacacacacactgctgGGATTTAGTTATAGAGATCAGGCATGTGGGGCACGTGTGTGGCATGATGGCAGATACTGCGGGGAGGTCCCATGGCTTCCGACCTTTGCAAGTACGGGGGCCAATCTTTATGTCTAAATTTCAGTCTTTCTTATACAAAAACAGTCAACCGTATTCTAGTGTTAACCTatctaaataaataattaatatatacagtttttatttgtaaatacacAACCATAAAATTTCGTTCATAAACTGATACCCCCTTTTTAAAGTGGTAGGTTCAATTCTCGTATGAATCAGCTTTCTCGATTacatcaaaagagggcgctttaaCACGAAATGAAAAAGGTCAAAGTCAtattcgcaaataccggggcgcgcgcgtaaagctaggaattaggtgcattgtggtcttgctggtatccaaatttgatccatatatatatCCCataatgcacctcattcaacagtctgcgcgtgcgcacttgtaTAGAACTAGaggagggcgcacgagtgatccttcgtgcacaaacgccacggggaCCGccagatgacaagc is part of the Asterias rubens chromosome 4, eAstRub1.3, whole genome shotgun sequence genome and harbors:
- the LOC117288753 gene encoding exosome complex component RRP42-like; this encodes MAKVRLSAGEKTFIVHSVQDGLRTDGRFNESFRPMELECGVVSNTSGSSRLRLSNTEILVGVKAEMGKPKPTRLDEGFLEFFIDLSANASPEFEGRGGEELATEIAYTLSTSYDLKSVLDYRTLCVLPRQCCWVLYVDVVVLECGGDLFDAIGIAVKAALYNTRIPKVRVEDDGEGQEEIEVSDDPHDVVLLDTSCMPLLVTVSKVGQRHIVDATLEEEACCLACIVMAITPTGALVGMEKKGVSSLTIDSIQAMIATGKKVGVNLNNELSSLLKEIGQNSSSDGFLS